In one Corallococcus sp. EGB genomic region, the following are encoded:
- a CDS encoding diacylglycerol kinase produces the protein MTVPAPSRPQFPSRRSNGLFASFGHAWAGLIHTVAWQRNMRIHLISGVLVGMVGSGIPLGLAEKVTLIFCVLLIFFAEILNSALEQLVDLAVQQFDEKARLTKDAAAAGVLVLAGGTVVIFAAILINYWETVRTSTDAILRQVALGVPLAACATVLVLPQPRPVAVDVLAFVAGLGLLALTAPASASLVFTALTAALLVIAAAAARERRRHPQP, from the coding sequence ATGACCGTTCCTGCACCCTCCCGTCCCCAGTTTCCCTCCCGCCGCAGCAACGGGCTGTTCGCCTCGTTCGGCCATGCGTGGGCGGGGCTCATCCACACCGTGGCCTGGCAGCGCAACATGCGCATCCACCTCATCTCCGGCGTGCTGGTGGGGATGGTGGGCAGCGGCATCCCGCTGGGACTCGCGGAGAAGGTCACGCTCATCTTCTGCGTGCTGCTCATCTTCTTCGCGGAGATCCTCAACAGCGCGCTGGAGCAGCTGGTGGACCTGGCCGTGCAGCAGTTCGACGAGAAGGCCCGCCTCACCAAGGACGCGGCGGCCGCGGGCGTGCTCGTGCTCGCGGGCGGCACGGTGGTCATCTTCGCCGCCATCCTGATCAACTACTGGGAGACGGTGCGCACCAGCACCGACGCCATCCTCCGGCAGGTCGCGCTCGGCGTCCCGCTGGCGGCCTGCGCCACGGTGCTCGTGCTGCCCCAGCCGCGGCCCGTCGCCGTGGACGTGCTCGCGTTCGTCGCCGGCCTGGGGCTGCTCGCGCTCACCGCGCCCGCCTCCGCCAGCCTCGTCTTCACCGCCCTCACCGCCGCGCTGCTCGTCATCGCCGCCGCGGCGGCCCGCGAGCGCCGGCGCCATCC